The following are encoded in a window of Nakamurella sp. A5-74 genomic DNA:
- a CDS encoding ABC transporter substrate-binding protein, whose protein sequence is MITSNGPADVKLQQDTVKEWETKTGNTVKVVAASDINQQLSQGFAAGNPPDVFFTDANVFPTYAKAGNMYAYGDQLDKSIFYDGLVSTFTYDGTFTCAPKDFSTLALVINTDLWSAAGLTDAAYPKTWADLEKVATTLTKGKVKGLVIGDTRDRIGAFMKQSGGWITNADQTAMTANSPENVTALQEVAKLLSSGSASFPKGVDAGWGGEALGTGKAAMTIEGNWIKGAMKSDYPKIKYQAVELPEGPKGKGTLSFTQCYGIAAASKNQAAAIDLVKYLSTDTPAMALASGLGVMPSLKSADAAYRKAFPNDGAFLDGATYAQGPVTVAGMDPVLKDFDAQLQGLPNADPTTILARLQKNGEAVLK, encoded by the coding sequence ATGATCACCTCCAACGGTCCTGCGGACGTCAAGCTCCAGCAGGACACCGTCAAGGAGTGGGAGACCAAGACCGGCAACACGGTCAAGGTCGTGGCCGCCTCGGACATCAACCAGCAGCTGAGCCAGGGCTTCGCAGCCGGCAACCCGCCGGACGTCTTCTTCACCGATGCGAACGTGTTCCCGACGTATGCCAAGGCGGGCAACATGTATGCCTACGGCGACCAGCTCGACAAGAGCATCTTCTACGACGGTCTGGTGAGCACCTTCACCTACGACGGGACGTTCACCTGCGCCCCCAAGGACTTCTCGACCCTGGCGCTGGTCATCAACACCGATCTCTGGTCGGCGGCCGGCCTCACCGATGCCGCCTACCCGAAGACCTGGGCCGATCTGGAGAAGGTCGCCACCACGCTCACGAAGGGCAAGGTCAAGGGCCTCGTCATCGGCGACACCCGTGACCGGATCGGCGCGTTCATGAAGCAGTCAGGCGGTTGGATCACCAACGCCGACCAGACCGCGATGACCGCGAACAGCCCGGAGAACGTCACCGCGCTGCAGGAGGTCGCCAAGCTGCTGTCCAGCGGCAGCGCGTCGTTCCCGAAGGGTGTCGACGCCGGCTGGGGCGGCGAGGCGCTGGGTACCGGCAAGGCCGCCATGACCATCGAGGGCAACTGGATCAAGGGCGCCATGAAGTCCGACTACCCGAAGATCAAGTACCAGGCGGTCGAGCTGCCGGAGGGCCCGAAGGGCAAGGGCACGCTCTCCTTCACCCAGTGCTACGGCATCGCTGCAGCGAGCAAGAACCAGGCGGCGGCGATCGATTTGGTGAAGTACCTCTCCACCGACACGCCGGCCATGGCGCTCGCGTCCGGTCTGGGTGTCATGCCGTCGCTCAAGTCGGCGGATGCGGCCTACCGCAAGGCATTCCCGAACGACGGTGCCTTCCTGGACGGTGCCACCTACGCCCAGGGTCCGGTGACCGTCGCAGGAATGGATCCGGTGCTCAAGGACTTCGACGCCCAGCTCCAGGGACTGCCGAACGCGGACCCCACGACGATCCTGGCGCGGCTGCAGAAGAACGGTGAGGCAGTCCTCAAGTGA
- a CDS encoding YciI family protein has translation MHYLFSVIDDRANSGTPEEMAAIDVFNERLQAQGHWVFAAGLGGPDTATTIDNRDSAGLVTDGPFVETKELMAGFWIIQAPDLDVALALATEASLHCNRKVEVRPLLGE, from the coding sequence ATGCACTACCTGTTCAGCGTGATCGACGACCGAGCCAACTCGGGGACCCCCGAGGAGATGGCTGCGATCGATGTCTTCAACGAGCGGCTGCAGGCGCAGGGCCACTGGGTGTTCGCCGCCGGTCTGGGCGGACCCGACACCGCCACCACGATCGACAACCGGGACTCCGCCGGGCTCGTGACGGACGGACCGTTCGTGGAGACCAAGGAGCTCATGGCCGGTTTCTGGATCATCCAGGCGCCGGACCTCGATGTGGCGCTCGCGCTGGCCACCGAGGCATCCCTGCACTGCAATCGCAAGGTGGAAGTGCGTCCGTTGCTGGGTGAGTGA
- a CDS encoding DUF6596 domain-containing protein: MTDVQQVIARVHRQEWARVVAALARRFGDLHIAEEAAAEAFAVALARWPEDGVPPSPGAWLTTTGAHSAIDRIRRDSARPAKERQAREVNDTGHPEPAGVVDDDRLRLIFTCCHPALAPQTRVALTLRMVGGLTVPEIARAFLVQEDAMGRRITRAKVKIRAAGIPYRVPGAEDLPERVAGVLSVLYLVFNEGYLASGAGTDPIRRELTAEAVRLVRLVRSLLPTDGEVAGLLALMLLTDSRRTARLTADGALVTLAHQDRSSWDAELIAEGHRLVRERLATGEAPGRYQVLAAINAVHTSAGTFQDTDWSQIVALYDQLVRLEKSPIVELNRAVAVAERDGPQVALAVVDRLEPVLAAYHPFHATRADLLRRLGHQELSRVAYDRAIELSDNPTQIAHLSGRRNELGR; encoded by the coding sequence ATGACGGACGTGCAGCAGGTGATCGCCCGGGTCCACCGGCAGGAGTGGGCGCGGGTGGTTGCTGCGCTCGCTCGGCGCTTCGGTGACCTGCACATCGCCGAGGAGGCGGCCGCCGAGGCGTTCGCGGTTGCCCTCGCCCGCTGGCCTGAGGATGGTGTGCCACCCAGCCCCGGTGCCTGGTTGACGACCACCGGCGCTCATAGTGCCATCGATCGAATCCGGCGCGACAGTGCGCGCCCGGCCAAGGAGAGGCAGGCGCGGGAGGTGAATGACACCGGACATCCCGAGCCGGCCGGCGTCGTCGACGACGACCGGCTGCGGCTGATCTTCACCTGCTGTCATCCGGCGCTGGCGCCGCAGACGCGCGTCGCCCTGACGCTGCGGATGGTCGGTGGCCTCACGGTGCCCGAGATAGCCCGCGCCTTCCTGGTTCAGGAGGATGCCATGGGCCGCAGGATCACCCGCGCCAAGGTCAAGATCAGGGCGGCCGGCATTCCGTACCGGGTGCCGGGCGCCGAGGATCTCCCGGAGCGGGTGGCCGGCGTGCTGTCCGTGCTGTACCTGGTGTTCAACGAGGGATATCTGGCCAGCGGTGCCGGTACTGATCCGATCCGCCGCGAGCTGACCGCCGAGGCCGTCCGGCTCGTCCGGCTGGTTCGCTCGCTGCTGCCGACGGACGGCGAGGTCGCCGGGCTGCTGGCGCTGATGCTCCTGACGGACTCCCGGCGCACCGCGCGGCTGACTGCCGACGGCGCGCTGGTCACCCTGGCACACCAGGACAGGAGCTCGTGGGACGCCGAACTGATCGCCGAAGGTCACCGGTTGGTCCGGGAACGGTTGGCCACCGGAGAGGCGCCCGGGCGGTACCAGGTGCTGGCCGCGATCAACGCCGTGCACACCTCCGCTGGGACCTTCCAGGACACCGACTGGTCCCAGATCGTGGCGCTGTACGACCAGCTGGTACGGCTCGAGAAGTCCCCGATCGTCGAGCTCAACCGGGCGGTCGCGGTCGCCGAGAGGGACGGTCCCCAGGTGGCGCTGGCCGTCGTCGACCGGCTCGAGCCGGTGCTCGCCGCCTATCACCCCTTCCACGCCACCCGCGCGGATCTGTTGCGTCGGCTGGGTCACCAGGAGCTGTCGCGGGTTGCCTACGACCGCGCCATCGAGCTGTCGGACAACCCGACCCAGATCGCACACCTGTCCGGCCGGCGGAACGAACTCGGACGCTGA
- a CDS encoding helix-turn-helix transcriptional regulator: MDARRELGDFLRSRRERVTPEQAGLPLSGRRRTPGLRREEVATLAGVGVTWYTWLEQGRSINASAQVLQSICRTLQLTEAEYAHVWDLAGLPSRGAVDPTAADVADLRTAFQPVLDKLDPYPAVIQDHAYSVLAYNRAYRFLIDDFDAHPVGDRNCMKLFFLNDAWRAGYLDPDIVAGRMVAKFRATAARRLNDPGIVALVDELCSRSAQFADLWSRHDVLVHNYEVKRLQSTRVGLLQLNFVWTYVDQQSGTRMTTMTPTDEVTAQRLQQLAERTADIPDSAVALAG; encoded by the coding sequence ATGGACGCACGACGTGAACTCGGCGACTTCCTGCGCAGCCGTCGCGAGCGGGTCACTCCCGAGCAGGCGGGGCTGCCGCTCAGCGGCCGCCGCCGCACACCGGGCCTGCGGCGCGAAGAGGTTGCGACGCTGGCCGGGGTGGGTGTCACCTGGTACACCTGGCTCGAGCAGGGCCGGTCGATCAACGCCAGCGCGCAGGTGCTGCAGTCGATCTGCCGGACACTGCAACTCACCGAGGCCGAGTACGCCCACGTCTGGGACCTGGCCGGATTGCCGTCGCGGGGCGCTGTTGACCCGACGGCCGCGGACGTCGCCGATCTGCGGACTGCCTTCCAACCGGTACTCGACAAGCTGGATCCCTATCCGGCAGTGATCCAGGACCACGCGTACTCGGTACTCGCCTACAACCGGGCCTATCGATTCCTGATCGACGACTTCGACGCCCATCCGGTCGGGGATCGCAACTGCATGAAGCTGTTCTTCCTGAACGACGCCTGGCGTGCCGGATACCTGGATCCGGACATCGTCGCCGGCCGGATGGTGGCCAAGTTCCGCGCGACCGCTGCCCGGCGGCTCAACGATCCGGGCATCGTCGCGTTGGTCGACGAACTCTGCTCCCGCTCGGCGCAGTTCGCCGATCTGTGGAGCCGCCACGATGTGCTGGTGCACAACTACGAGGTGAAGCGGCTGCAGTCGACGCGGGTGGGACTGCTGCAGCTCAACTTCGTCTGGACCTACGTCGACCAGCAGTCCGGCACTCGGATGACGACCATGACGCCGACCGACGAGGTGACGGCCCAGCGGCTCCAGCAGCTCGCCGAGCGGACCGCCGACATCCCGGACTCTGCAGTGGCCCTCGCCGGTTAG
- a CDS encoding DUF2277 domain-containing protein: MCRNIRPLHNFEPHATSDEVQAAALQYVRKISGMNKPSAANQEAFDHAVSEIAHLTGHLLEDLVTSTPPKDREVEATKAKERSIKRFGERPATVAG; encoded by the coding sequence ATGTGTCGAAACATTCGCCCCTTGCACAACTTCGAGCCGCACGCCACATCGGACGAGGTCCAGGCTGCCGCGCTGCAGTACGTCCGCAAGATCAGCGGCATGAACAAGCCGTCGGCCGCGAACCAGGAGGCCTTCGACCACGCGGTGTCCGAGATCGCCCACCTCACCGGGCATCTGCTCGAGGACCTGGTCACCTCCACCCCGCCGAAGGACCGCGAGGTGGAAGCGACCAAGGCCAAGGAGCGCTCGATCAAGCGGTTCGGCGAGCGGCCCGCAACGGTTGCCGGCTGA
- a CDS encoding MFS transporter: protein MTALLTPRDGTATPVTPSGTPPTLSTAGLLTALSALLMSVLSFSATSVGLHDIGLALGASPASQSLVMAAYSVGFATLMVVGGRLGDLYGRRLLFLIGMIAFTLTSVLATMSPDVGVLIAARAAMGLSAAMMVPQVLATITAATSGTARSRAVALFGATAGGGTALGQVLGGLLLSGNVFGLGWRAVFAFAIPFGVVATLAALRWMPETRQPGHRHLDLVGTALLGISLVTLMLPLAEGSALGWPWWCWVSLAASGVFGWEFWRTQQRLHRAGTPPLVPPPLLRLRSYRLGLVLALILMSGYGAFTYEYTLVTQTGLGWLPLHAALVTLPFALVFLTVSIASGRLVPRFGGRRILAIGGLVQLVGLVAIALVSLIEAGGLGSISLGATMFVMGIGQAMMLGPLVGVILAQVPASSAGAGSGVFTTVQQGSLALGVAALGAVFVAVAQPGSGAVQPSHFTVAFAVCLGIQALGSIVFTVTALRLPRSDA from the coding sequence ATGACCGCACTCCTGACCCCGCGCGACGGGACCGCCACTCCTGTGACCCCGTCCGGCACGCCACCGACCTTGAGCACCGCTGGCCTGCTGACAGCTCTCTCGGCATTGCTCATGTCGGTGTTGTCGTTCTCGGCAACCAGCGTCGGTCTGCATGACATCGGCCTGGCGCTCGGCGCCAGCCCGGCCTCCCAGTCGCTGGTGATGGCCGCCTACTCCGTCGGGTTCGCCACCCTCATGGTCGTCGGCGGACGGCTGGGGGATCTCTACGGTCGACGGTTGCTGTTCCTGATCGGGATGATCGCCTTCACCCTGACCTCGGTGCTGGCCACCATGTCGCCGGACGTCGGTGTGCTCATCGCCGCCCGGGCCGCCATGGGCCTCTCGGCCGCCATGATGGTGCCGCAGGTGCTGGCCACCATCACTGCCGCCACCTCCGGTACGGCCAGGTCGCGGGCCGTCGCCCTCTTCGGCGCGACGGCCGGCGGCGGCACGGCGCTCGGTCAGGTCCTGGGCGGGTTGCTGTTGTCGGGCAACGTCTTCGGCCTCGGCTGGCGCGCGGTGTTCGCCTTCGCGATCCCGTTCGGGGTGGTCGCCACCCTGGCCGCACTGCGCTGGATGCCGGAAACCCGGCAGCCGGGTCACCGTCATCTGGACCTGGTCGGCACCGCACTGCTCGGCATCTCGCTGGTGACGCTGATGCTGCCGCTCGCCGAAGGCAGCGCGCTCGGCTGGCCGTGGTGGTGCTGGGTGAGCCTGGCCGCATCAGGAGTGTTCGGCTGGGAATTCTGGCGGACCCAGCAGCGACTGCACCGCGCCGGCACCCCGCCGCTGGTACCACCGCCGCTGCTGCGGCTGCGAAGCTACCGGCTGGGGCTGGTGCTCGCGCTGATCCTGATGTCCGGCTACGGCGCCTTCACCTACGAGTACACCCTCGTCACCCAGACCGGGTTGGGCTGGCTGCCGCTGCATGCCGCCCTGGTGACGCTCCCCTTCGCGCTGGTGTTCCTGACAGTCTCGATCGCTTCCGGGCGGTTGGTGCCGCGGTTCGGCGGTCGGCGCATCCTCGCTATCGGTGGTCTGGTGCAGCTCGTCGGGCTGGTCGCGATAGCACTCGTGTCGCTCATCGAGGCGGGCGGTCTGGGCTCGATCTCGTTGGGCGCCACCATGTTCGTGATGGGGATCGGACAGGCGATGATGCTCGGCCCACTGGTCGGCGTCATCCTGGCGCAGGTGCCCGCGTCGTCCGCCGGGGCCGGGTCGGGGGTGTTCACCACCGTCCAACAGGGTTCACTGGCCCTGGGCGTCGCCGCACTCGGCGCGGTGTTCGTCGCCGTCGCGCAGCCCGGGTCCGGTGCGGTGCAACCATCGCACTTCACCGTTGCGTTCGCGGTCTGCCTCGGGATCCAGGCGCTGGGTTCGATCGTCTTCACCGTCACCGCGCTCCGGCTCCCGCGCTCCGACGCCTGA
- a CDS encoding aldo/keto reductase has protein sequence MPTFPNALTDRFTLSNGVEIPQVGFGTWQIPDGPETYDSVAAALAAGYRHIDTAQAYGNEESVGRAVRDSGIPRDEIFVTTKLPAEIKDADEARARFARTTGDLDLGAIDLYLIHAPWPWTEIGKDCREGNIAVWKVFEELYGSGAVRSIGVSNFQVPDLESLIEATDVVPHANQIRYFIGHTQPEVTAFCAEHEILVEAYSPLATGGLLENAELQALARKYGRSVAQLSIRYVLDKGLLPLPKTTTPSRIVENADVDFEISVDDIATLDAMDDPTA, from the coding sequence ATGCCCACTTTTCCGAATGCCCTGACCGACCGCTTCACCCTGTCGAACGGGGTGGAGATCCCGCAGGTCGGCTTCGGTACCTGGCAGATCCCGGACGGTCCCGAGACGTACGACTCGGTGGCCGCCGCGCTCGCGGCCGGCTACCGGCACATCGACACCGCGCAGGCCTACGGCAACGAGGAGAGCGTCGGGCGAGCGGTCCGTGACAGTGGCATCCCGCGCGACGAGATCTTCGTGACCACCAAACTGCCGGCCGAGATCAAGGACGCCGACGAGGCCCGCGCGCGGTTCGCCAGGACCACGGGTGACCTGGATCTGGGTGCGATCGACCTGTACCTGATCCACGCGCCGTGGCCGTGGACGGAGATCGGCAAGGACTGCCGCGAGGGCAACATCGCCGTCTGGAAGGTCTTCGAGGAGCTCTACGGCTCCGGCGCCGTGCGGTCGATCGGCGTCTCGAACTTTCAAGTTCCCGACCTGGAGTCGCTGATCGAGGCCACTGACGTGGTCCCGCACGCCAACCAGATCCGTTACTTCATCGGCCACACCCAGCCCGAGGTCACCGCGTTCTGCGCCGAGCACGAGATCCTAGTCGAGGCGTACTCGCCGCTGGCCACCGGCGGTCTGCTGGAGAACGCGGAGCTGCAGGCGCTCGCCCGGAAGTACGGCAGGAGCGTCGCGCAGTTGTCGATCCGGTACGTGCTCGACAAGGGTCTGCTGCCGCTGCCGAAGACGACCACCCCGTCCCGGATCGTCGAGAACGCCGACGTCGACTTCGAGATCTCGGTGGACGACATCGCCACGCTCGACGCGATGGACGACCCGACTGCCTGA
- a CDS encoding glycogen debranching N-terminal domain-containing protein: MVEHSAATRVVNLQPALHELVTVLAAPVTALSATSGDITGEGATGVFAADLRVLSRSLLTVDGRSPEPVAHHLDGAHCVEFLGVCRGLGDPGPDPTVWLRRRRTALRDGLREEILVENVGAGMLEILLELEFAADLAPIETVKLGGAGPAGEHETGFRVDAGIAVAELADVRIRIRAEGNAEATADMLRWSLQIPSRATASVGWTLTVQDPGAVMGPATRLGLQNPVVVADDARLGRIVARSVADLTALAAATVEAPADTVLTAGSPWYLTLFGRDSLWSARMTLPLGLGPARGTLRTLAARQGTRVDPRTAEQPGKILHELRRSAFQAVDAFLPPVYYGTVDATPLWICLLRDAWKWGLTSAEVRPLLDPLERALGWIRDHGDADGDGFLEYVDEAGGLTNQGWKDSGDSVRFADGTIATGPVALAEVQGYSYEAMLAGAELLAAFGRPGAVEWRRRAADLRANFRAHFWTEDELGPFPVLALDGAKRKVDSPASNMGHLLGTGILDPDEAAVIAARLVHPSMNSGFGLRTMSTTAGGYSPLSYHCGTVWPHDTAIAILGLVREGCTEQAAELARGLLTAADAFDGRLPELFGGFGIDDTPAPVPYPASCRPQAWAAAASVVLLQAFLGLTADVPAGTVTLTPAPLIGGFSVDGLEIAGQPWSVRVDRSGVAEASPLAGIEIRGL, encoded by the coding sequence ATGGTGGAACACAGCGCTGCGACCCGCGTCGTCAACCTGCAGCCGGCCCTGCACGAGTTGGTGACCGTGCTCGCTGCTCCCGTCACGGCGCTCTCCGCGACCTCGGGGGACATCACCGGCGAGGGTGCAACCGGCGTGTTCGCCGCGGACCTGCGGGTGTTGTCGCGATCCCTGTTGACAGTGGACGGACGGTCGCCCGAACCGGTGGCCCACCACCTCGACGGTGCGCACTGCGTCGAGTTCCTCGGGGTGTGCCGCGGTCTCGGTGATCCGGGGCCGGACCCGACCGTGTGGCTGCGCCGGCGACGCACGGCCCTGCGGGACGGACTCCGGGAGGAGATCCTCGTCGAGAACGTCGGAGCTGGGATGCTCGAGATCCTGTTGGAACTCGAGTTCGCCGCCGATCTGGCACCGATCGAGACCGTGAAGCTGGGGGGAGCTGGCCCGGCCGGCGAGCACGAGACCGGGTTTCGGGTCGACGCCGGCATCGCGGTCGCCGAGCTGGCGGATGTCCGGATCCGGATCCGCGCTGAGGGCAACGCCGAAGCCACCGCCGACATGCTGCGGTGGAGCCTGCAGATCCCCTCCAGGGCAACAGCTTCGGTCGGATGGACGTTGACCGTGCAGGATCCGGGGGCGGTGATGGGGCCGGCCACCCGGCTCGGCCTGCAGAATCCCGTCGTCGTCGCGGACGACGCACGGCTCGGGCGCATCGTCGCCCGGTCCGTCGCCGATCTCACCGCGCTGGCCGCTGCGACCGTCGAAGCGCCGGCCGACACCGTACTGACCGCCGGTTCTCCTTGGTATCTCACCCTTTTCGGGCGCGACTCGCTGTGGTCGGCGCGGATGACATTGCCGCTGGGCCTCGGTCCGGCCCGAGGAACTTTGCGCACGCTGGCCGCTCGTCAGGGCACACGGGTCGATCCGCGGACGGCAGAGCAGCCCGGCAAGATCCTGCACGAGCTGCGCCGCTCCGCCTTCCAGGCCGTCGACGCGTTCCTGCCGCCGGTCTACTACGGGACGGTGGATGCGACCCCGCTGTGGATCTGCCTGCTCCGGGATGCCTGGAAGTGGGGGCTGACCTCCGCCGAGGTGAGGCCACTGCTCGACCCGCTCGAGCGCGCGCTGGGCTGGATCCGCGACCACGGGGACGCCGACGGCGACGGATTCCTCGAGTACGTCGACGAAGCAGGCGGGCTCACCAACCAGGGCTGGAAGGATTCCGGCGACTCGGTGCGGTTCGCCGACGGGACGATCGCCACCGGCCCGGTCGCGCTCGCCGAGGTCCAGGGTTACTCGTACGAGGCGATGCTCGCCGGCGCCGAGCTGCTGGCGGCCTTCGGCCGACCAGGTGCGGTCGAGTGGCGCCGCCGGGCTGCGGACCTGCGCGCGAACTTCCGGGCTCACTTCTGGACCGAGGACGAGCTCGGACCGTTCCCTGTCCTCGCGCTGGACGGCGCCAAACGAAAGGTCGACTCCCCGGCTTCCAACATGGGTCATCTGCTGGGTACCGGCATCCTGGATCCCGACGAGGCCGCCGTGATCGCCGCCCGGCTGGTGCATCCGTCGATGAACAGCGGCTTCGGACTGCGCACCATGTCCACCACCGCGGGCGGGTACTCACCGCTGTCGTACCACTGCGGGACGGTGTGGCCGCACGACACCGCGATCGCCATCCTCGGCCTGGTGCGCGAAGGCTGCACCGAACAGGCCGCCGAGCTCGCCCGCGGACTGCTGACCGCCGCGGACGCCTTCGACGGTCGGCTCCCCGAACTGTTCGGCGGCTTCGGGATCGACGACACCCCTGCCCCGGTGCCCTACCCGGCCTCGTGCCGGCCGCAGGCTTGGGCGGCTGCCGCCTCGGTGGTGCTGCTGCAGGCGTTCCTCGGGCTCACCGCGGATGTCCCGGCGGGCACCGTCACGCTCACTCCGGCGCCGCTCATCGGTGGATTCTCCGTCGATGGGCTGGAGATCGCCGGCCAACCCTGGTCCGTCCGCGTCGATCGCTCCGGCGTCGCCGAGGCGAGCCCCCTGGCCGGGATCGAGATCCGCGGCCTCTGA
- a CDS encoding carbohydrate ABC transporter permease: MTTTTERPVEQTPSHPAVVPEATRLRVGRIAGYTALVLIALIYLYPFALQLGTSFKFDAEATASPLNPFPTHWTVAAYTQLFQQDLPRWFGNSVVVAIFVTAGRVFFDSLAGYALARLRFRGRTFINAAIIATMAVPGVVLLIPKFLIINQLGMYNSYSGMIIPLLADAAGIFIMKQFFESVPPSLEEAARIDGAGVFRTFWSVVLPVARPAIITITIMSFQSSWNELPHFLISRSDPDLNTLTTGIAGLLTGGFGAGQRFPLKLAAAVLMTIPVALMYIYFQKRIVAGSLEGAVKE; encoded by the coding sequence ATGACCACGACCACCGAACGTCCTGTCGAGCAGACGCCTTCTCATCCGGCAGTCGTCCCGGAGGCCACCCGGCTGCGAGTGGGCCGGATCGCCGGGTACACCGCCCTGGTCCTCATCGCGCTCATCTACCTGTATCCCTTTGCTCTCCAGCTCGGTACCAGCTTCAAGTTCGACGCCGAGGCGACGGCATCGCCGTTGAACCCGTTCCCAACGCACTGGACGGTGGCCGCGTACACCCAGCTGTTCCAGCAGGACCTCCCGCGCTGGTTCGGCAACTCCGTCGTGGTCGCCATCTTCGTCACGGCGGGGCGGGTGTTCTTCGACTCGCTCGCCGGATATGCGTTGGCGCGCTTGCGCTTCCGAGGGCGGACGTTCATCAATGCCGCGATCATTGCGACGATGGCGGTGCCGGGTGTGGTGCTGCTGATCCCGAAGTTCCTGATCATCAACCAGCTCGGGATGTACAACTCGTACTCCGGCATGATCATCCCGCTGCTGGCCGATGCTGCCGGCATCTTCATCATGAAGCAGTTCTTCGAGTCGGTCCCACCGAGCCTGGAAGAAGCGGCGCGCATCGACGGGGCCGGGGTGTTCCGGACCTTCTGGTCGGTGGTGCTCCCGGTGGCCAGGCCGGCGATCATCACGATCACGATCATGTCGTTCCAGTCGTCGTGGAACGAGCTGCCGCACTTCCTGATCTCGCGCTCCGACCCCGACCTGAACACGCTCACGACCGGTATCGCCGGTCTGCTGACGGGCGGGTTCGGTGCCGGTCAACGGTTCCCGTTGAAGCTGGCGGCTGCGGTGCTGATGACGATCCCGGTCGCGTTGATGTACATCTACTTCCAGAAGCGCATCGTCGCAGGATCACTCGAGGGGGCCGTCAAGGAATGA
- a CDS encoding sugar ABC transporter permease, producing the protein MSTSTSSVAPQKSKRRHGGTTVGQNRAGWLFVTPVIILLGLFLLAPIVMAFWVSLSDWSGKGSPLGSNVSSVGLDNYTQLLGEDSLTRSDFATSLRNNFYYVIIVVPIQTVLALGLALLLNNRRLKGLSFFRTAYYFPSVTSSVAVASVFLFLFAGGGSINAFLGFFGIRGPQWFSDPRGVGHMILGWFGIGNGAEGAGPQVLTEHGFLSLSWWDWLAGPSVAMTTIIMLVIWVSTGGYMLLFLAALQNIPSEMWEQSSIDGAGTWRRNVSVIIPQIKPTLFTVLTLGLIGTWQVFDQIYIMSKGNPSKTTLTPAFLAYDQSINNGQWGTGTAMAFILFAIILVMTAIQRYVMRDRDKPKRRGRRGAGDNTYTGPKAVAPLPTTNMSGPMS; encoded by the coding sequence GTGAGCACCAGCACTTCGTCCGTGGCGCCGCAGAAGTCGAAGCGGCGCCACGGGGGGACGACGGTGGGCCAGAACCGGGCCGGCTGGTTGTTCGTCACCCCGGTGATCATCCTGTTGGGGCTGTTCCTGCTGGCGCCGATCGTGATGGCGTTCTGGGTCAGCCTGTCCGACTGGAGCGGAAAGGGATCGCCGCTGGGGTCGAACGTGTCGTCCGTGGGGTTGGACAACTACACCCAGCTGCTGGGCGAGGACTCGCTCACCCGCAGCGATTTCGCCACCTCGCTGCGCAACAACTTCTACTACGTGATCATCGTGGTGCCGATCCAGACCGTGCTGGCGCTGGGCCTCGCGCTGCTGCTCAACAATCGGCGGCTCAAGGGGCTGAGCTTCTTCCGGACGGCGTACTACTTCCCGTCCGTCACCAGCTCGGTGGCCGTCGCCTCGGTGTTCCTGTTCCTGTTCGCCGGCGGCGGCAGTATCAACGCCTTCCTCGGGTTCTTCGGGATCAGGGGTCCGCAGTGGTTCAGCGACCCGCGCGGGGTCGGACACATGATCCTGGGCTGGTTCGGCATCGGGAACGGTGCGGAGGGCGCAGGCCCGCAGGTGCTGACCGAACACGGCTTCCTGAGTCTGAGCTGGTGGGACTGGCTGGCCGGGCCCTCCGTCGCGATGACCACGATCATCATGCTGGTGATCTGGGTGTCGACCGGGGGGTACATGCTGCTGTTCCTGGCCGCGCTGCAGAACATCCCGTCCGAGATGTGGGAGCAGTCCTCCATCGACGGGGCGGGCACCTGGCGCCGCAACGTCTCGGTGATCATCCCGCAGATCAAGCCGACCCTGTTCACCGTCCTGACGTTGGGGCTGATCGGCACCTGGCAGGTGTTCGACCAGATCTACATCATGTCCAAGGGCAACCCCTCCAAGACGACACTGACGCCCGCGTTCCTGGCCTACGACCAGTCGATCAACAACGGGCAGTGGGGTACCGGTACGGCAATGGCATTCATCCTGTTCGCGATCATCCTGGTGATGACGGCGATCCAGCGGTACGTCATGCGGGACAGGGACAAGCCGAAGCGCCGCGGACGCCGCGGGGCGGGCGACAACACGTACACCGGACCGAAGGCAGTCGCTCCGCTGCCGACGACGAACATGTCGGGACCGATGTCATGA